One genomic window of Cyprinus carpio isolate SPL01 chromosome B8, ASM1834038v1, whole genome shotgun sequence includes the following:
- the tmem81 gene encoding transmembrane protein 81, with protein MAHSALWLVLLHWMFLHSPSRCNNLTKAELQELEKISTWVITRSFPCSATCGLGLRTQELCPTGGNRNISSTSCKMRTIRCLDTWQCGLKTQTTTAGQRLVLDCLEEVMDAMGRFAFVVSWRFAHGIITSDDSLFSRYEALSLDKVVLDPLGEEDSGTYRCDVLDTGKRRVKRMYKGVKVLSPKEVSLDFAKGLIHWENPESLFPNLTTTGNPYPSSIVRNMALISVFISAAMAALILLLLWGFYRITLRRTAQLSQNNV; from the coding sequence ATGGCTCATTCAGCACTTTGGCTGGTGTTGTTGCACTGGATGTTCCTGCACTCCCCAAGCAGGTGTAACAATTTAACCAAAGCCGAACTGCAAGAACTGGAGAAGATCAGCACCTGGGTCATCACCCGCAGCTTTCCCTGCAGTGCCACCTGTGGGCTTGGCCTCCGCACTCAAGAGCTCTGCCCTACGGGGGGAAACAGAAACATCTCCAGCACTTCCTGCAAGATGAGGACCATCCGCTGCCTAGACACCTGGCAGTGTGGACTGAAGACCCAAACCACAACTGCTGGGCAGCGCCTGGTGCTAGACTGCTTAGAGGAAGTGATGGATGCCATGGGCCGCTTTGCATTTGTGGTGTCTTGGCGCTTTGCCCATGGAATCATCACATCTGATGACTCGTTATTCAGCCGCTACGAAGCCCTGAGCCTGGACAAGGTGGTGCTAGACCCCCTCGGAGAAGAGGATTCTGGGACATACCGCTGTGACGTACTAGACACCGGCAAACGAAGAGTGAAGAGAATGTATAAAGGGGTGAAAGTGTTATCACCTAAAGAAGTGAGTTTAGACTTTGCTAAAGGTCTGATTCACTGGGAGAACCCAGAGAGCCTGTTTCCTAACCTGACGACCACAGGAAACCCGTACCCCAGCAGCATTGTCCGAAACATGGCGCTGATAAGCGTGTTCATATCTGCTGCAATGGCGGCCCTTATCCTTCTGCTCTTGTGGGGTTTTTACCGGATAACACTAAGAAGAACAGCTCAACTTTCCCAGAacaatgtttga
- the stk38a gene encoding serine/threonine-protein kinase 38 has protein sequence MAMTSQTSCSSMSNHTKERVTMAKVTLENFYSNLISQHEEREMRQQKLEKVMDQEGLGDEEKRLRRSEHARKETEFLRLKRTRLGLEDFESLKVIGRGAFGEVRLVQKKDTGHVYAMKILRKADMLEKEQVGHIRAERDILVEADSLWVVKMFYSFQDKMNLYLIMEFLPGGDMMTLLMKKDTLTEEATQFYIAETVLAIDSIHQMGFIHRDIKPDNLLLDSRGHVKLSDFGLCTGLKKAHRTEFYRNLNHSLPSDFTFQNMNSKRKAETWKRNRRQLAFSTVGTPDYIAPEVFMQNGYNKLCDWWSLGVIMYEMLIGYPPFCSETPQETYRKVMNWRETLTFPPEVPISEKAKDLILRFCCESEHRIGATGVEEIKTNPFFEGVDYDHIRERPAAIPIEIKSIDDTSNFDEFPDSDILQPSVAPVSNHTEADLKSKDWVFINYTYKRFEGLTARGGIPSYMKTGKR, from the exons ATGGCGATGACAAGTCAGACGTCCTGCTCCTCGATGAGCAACCACACTAAGGAAAGGGTCACCATGGCCAAAGTGACGCTGGAGAATTTTTATAGCAACCTGATATCACAGCACGAGGAAAGGGAAATGAG GCAGCAGAAATTGGAGAAGGTCATGGATCAAGAGGGACTAGGTGATGAAGAG AAGCGTCTCAGGCGGTCTGAGCATGCTAGGAAAGAGACTGAGTTTCTTCGTCTCAAACGAACACGGCTTGGTTTAGAGGACTTTGAGTCACTCAAAGTGATTGGTCGAGGAGCTTTTGGAGAg gtGCGGTTAGTTCAGAAGAAGGACACGGGACATGTTTATGCCATGAAAATCTTGCGTAAGGCTGATATGCTTGAGAAAGAACA GGTTGGCCATATTCGAGCAGAAAGGGACATCCTTGTAGAGGCAGACAGTCTTTGGGTGGTGAAGATGTTCTACAGCTTTCAGGATAAGATGAATCTCTACCTCATCATGGAGTTTCTGCCTGGAG GTGATATGATGACTCTACTGATGAAGAAAGACACTTTAACAGAGGAGGCCACACAGTTTTATATTGCTGAGACTGTGCTGGCTATTGACTCCATTCACCAGATGGGCTTCATCCACAGAGACATCAAACCAGACAATCTCCTGCTGGACTCaagg GGTCACGTGAAGTTGTCTGATTTTGGCTTATGCACTGGTCTGAAGAAAGCTCACCGCACAGAGTTCTACAGGAACCTTAATCACAGCCTTCCCAGCGACTTCA cgttCCAGAACATGAACTCAAAGAGGAAAGCAGAAACATGGAAACGAAACAGGAGACAGTTG gcTTTCTCCACTGTTGGAACCCCTGACTACATCGCTCCAGAAGTGTTTATGCAAAATGGGTATAACAAGCTTTGTGATTGGTGGAGTTTGGGTGTCATTATGTATGAAATGCTGATAG GTTACCCTCCATTTTGCTCTGAGACGCCTCAGGAAACTTACAGGAAAGTGATGAACTGGCGGGAAACTTTGACATTTCCACCTGAGGTCCCAATTTCAGAAAAGGCCAAGGATCTGATCCTCAG GTTCTGCTGTGAGAGTGAACACAGGATTGGAGCCACTGGAGTGGAGGAGATCAAAACTAACCCTTTCTTTGAGGGAGTGGACTATGACCATATCAG GGAGAGACCAGCGGCTATTCCAATTGAGATCAAAAGCATTGACGACACCTCCAACTTTGACGAGTTTCCTGATTCAGACATCCTCCAGCCTTCAG tCGCTCCTGTGTCCAACCACACTGAGGCAGATCTGAAGAGTAAAGACTGGGTGTTCATCAACTACACCTACAAGCGCTTTGAGGGGCTAACCGCGCGAGGAGGCATCCCATCGTACATGAAAACTGGGAAGAGATAG
- the LOC109086860 gene encoding sodium-coupled neutral amino acid transporter 3-like, protein MELQKLSNGHHNLSPERIPENGLDALENMTEGDTFLPNRSNGRTETQFTDCNGKTSFGMSILNLSNAIIGSGILGLAYAMANTGIIFFVILLILIAVLSAYSIHLLLESAGVVGIRAYEQLGYHAFGQPGKILAACIIILHNIGAMSSYLFIVKIELPHIIQGLWPDISDYWLVDGKYLIIIVSVIFILPLALMKQIGYLGYTSGFSLSCMVFFLISVIYKKFVTECPDEHSYNKTVPSESIYNSTNDMCEAKLITANPQTAFTIPIMAFAFVCHPEVLPIYTELKNPSKKRMQNVANISILVMSVMYLLTAIFGYLTFYGNVESELLEMYSKKDILILCVRLAVLIAVTLTVPVVLFPIRRAILQLLFPDKPFHWVRHISIAVCLLFLVNLLVIFVAKIRDIFGFIGATSAPSLIFILPGIFYICIVPKDKEPLKSRPKIQAILFVTLGFILMIMSITFIIIEWVTGKKISGGH, encoded by the exons ATGGAGCTACAGAAATTATCAAATGGTCACCATAATCTCAGCCCTGAACGAATTCCTGAGAATGG ACTTGATGCCCTTGAAAACATGACAGAGGGTGATACCTTCCTCCCCAATAGGAGCAATGGGAGGACAGAGACTCAGTTTACAGAT TGCAACGGAAAGACTTCTTTCGGAATGTCTATTTTAAACCTCAGTAATGCCATTATTGGCAGTGGAATTCTGGGATTGGCTTATGCCATGGCCAACACCGGAATCATCTTTTTTGT AATCCTGTTGATATTAATCGCTGTTCTCTCTGCCTACTCCATACACCTGCTACTGGAGAGTGCAGGAGTGGTTG ggaTCCGTGCATATGAACAGCTTGGGTACCATGCATTTGGTCAACCTGGGAAAATATTAGCAGCATGCATTATAATACTGCATAACATTGGag CAATGTCCAGTTACCTGTTCATTGTGAAAATAGAGTTACCTCATATTATTCAGGGTCTTTGGCCAGATATCTCAGA TTACTGGCTTGTTGATGGGAAGTATCTCATTATTATCGTCAGTGTCATATTCATTCTTCCCCTGGCATTGATGAAACAAATTG gGTATCTGGGCTACACCAGTGGTTTCTCACTCAGCTGCATGGTCTTTTTCCTCATATCT GTCATCTACAAGAAGTTTGTCACAGAGTGTCCTGATGAACACAGCTATAACAAAACTGTACCCAGTGAAAGCATATACAACTCCACCAATGACATGTGTGAAGCCAAACTTATAACTGCCAACCCACAG ACTGCTTTTACCATTCCCATTATGGCATTTGCTTTTGTGTGTCACCCTGAAGTGTTGCCCATTTACACAGAACTCAAAAA TCCAAGCAAGAAACGCATGCAAAATGTTGCTAATATCTCCATTTTGGTTATGTCTGTCATGTACCTGCTGACTGCCATCTTTGGCTACCTCACCTTCTATG GAAACGTGGAGTCAGAGCTTCTGGAGATGTACAGTAAAAAAGACATCCTGATCCTGTGTGTTCGGCTGGCTGTGCTGATAGCAGTGACACTGACTGTTCCAGTGGTCCTCTTCCCG ATTCGTCGTGCCATCTTGCAGCTTCTTTTCCCTGATAAGCCTTTCCACTGGGTGCGTCACATCTCCATTGCTGTATGCCTCCTCTTCTTAGTCAACCTGCTTGTCATCTTTGTGGCCAAAATTCGCGACATCTTCGGCTTCATCG gtgcCACATCTGCTcccagcctcattttcattcttccgggaatattttacatttgcatcgTCCCTAAAGATAAGGAGCCATTGAAATCTCGGCCAAAGATCCAG GCGATTTTATTTGTGACACTGGGTTTCATCTTAATGATTATGAGCATTACGTTCATCATAATAGAGTGGGTCACCGGAAAGAAGATATCGGGTGGCCACTGA